Below is a window of Polyangiaceae bacterium DNA.
CTCGGGGCAGTCTACGGAAGCTCGGCGACGCGAGTAAAGCTCTCGACCAGAGGCCGTGGTGGAGCCGGCAGCGGCGTGATACGGTCTCCGGGCGCCGGAGCGGTCCGAGACGCGCGAATTTCGAGGCGATGGTGAACGACAAGAAAGGCCGGAGGGGCGGATCGAGCGATTCTCCGCCGCCCGATCTGAAGCGCGAGCGCGACGAGCTGCTTCACAGCATCTCCAAGGGCACGCGCATCACCGAGGAGTTCACCCGCGAGCACGAGCGCCTGGAAGCCCGGCTCCGGGAGCTGGAGAGCGAGAACGCCAGCCTGCGCGCCAAGGTCGAGGCCGACTCGGCGGTCCGCGAGCTGCTCGAGAAAATCCAACAGCTCGAGACCGACAAGCGCGAGCTTCTGTCCCGGTTCCATGCAGCCGAGGCGGCTTCGACCGAGGTCAGCGCCCGCGTCCAGGAGATCGAGGCGGAGTTCGCCAACCTGGCGAACCTGTTCGTGGCCAGCAACCAGCTCCACGGCAGCCTGTCTCCGCGTGGGGTCATGCGTCGCATCAAGGAGGTGCTGGCCCAGCTGGTCGGCGCCGAGCGCTACTGCCTGTACCTGTCGAGCGCGGACAAGAACGAGCTGGTCCCCATCGCCTTCGAGGGTGTGTCGGGCGAGAAGGTCGCTCCGGTCAGCGTCGAGCGGGGCCCGCTCGGGGAGGTGTTTCGGAGCGGGGAGGCCGCGGTGGACGAGGAGCGCGACCCGAGCCAGGGCAGCCACGAAGCCCCGGCCGCCGTCATCCCGCTCACCGTGGAC
It encodes the following:
- a CDS encoding GAF domain-containing protein, whose translation is MNDKKGRRGGSSDSPPPDLKRERDELLHSISKGTRITEEFTREHERLEARLRELESENASLRAKVEADSAVRELLEKIQQLETDKRELLSRFHAAEAASTEVSARVQEIEAEFANLANLFVASNQLHGSLSPRGVMRRIKEVLAQLVGAERYCLYLSSADKNELVPIAFEGVSGEKVAPVSVERGPLGEVFRSGEAAVDEERDPSQGSHEAPAAVIPLTVDDQRVGVIAIFSTLSQKKRFDTIDFELFKLLGQHAAAALVSASLFAQADRKFPGLESFIDLSV